A genome region from Cryptococcus neoformans var. neoformans B-3501A chromosome 8, whole genome shotgun sequence includes the following:
- a CDS encoding hypothetical protein (Match to EST gb|CF188246.1|CF188246) yields MLASIIAALPLLAFLPLSSAHAVSDGVALESRLWYERAAAALSSEAEAAGVPSGLRSRAHTSGLRRRASRHHSEAGQKLVRRKKETTQKRDGEKKKKKRSCKAKTTGLGAAATASSSSVSEEVASSAATVSNSLGAVANAATAGISSQAESSAVSSSSSNAAHVTNYAPTPTSSAAGSTITDSASAVADAWSPEISIGLSANASIDILTTYTVPDSATTAPTIAPSASASTTSSAANSSTSELSSELLPWGHGISSWTTSGGLLSYDAALKPLTAGKLPDTGNAPDGTSALCANFPAGSYGLTNSGFSFYSSGAHSGVEVDSAREVALSYAVYFEEGFGFNKGGKMPGLYGGTSLSEAKSCSGGRTTDRGSCFSARLMWRTDGAGEIYDYLPVSYTGTDDGYGESIDRGAFTWATGRWQTVAMRVKLNDVGQANGEQELFVDGQSVINISGVTFATEEDTAIFGIMAQTFFGGHTSEWASPKDQNLYFKDWTLTVLA; encoded by the exons ATGCTCGCATCCATTATTGCTGCTCTCCCCCTCCTtgctttcctccctctttccaGCGCTCACGCCGTCTCGGATGGTGTCGCCCTTGAGTCCAGATTATGGTACGAACGCGCTGCCGCTGCTCTCTCCTCCGAGGCCGAAGCGGCGGGCGTCCCCAGTGGTCTCCGATCCAGGGCTCACACGTCCGGCTTGCGTCGTCGTGCTTCTCGACATCATAGTGAAGCTGGCCAAAAGCTCGTAAGGCGTAAGAAGGAGACTACTCAGAAACGTGacggggaaaagaagaagaagaagaggtctTGCAAGGCTAAAACGACTGGTCTTGGTGCCGCTGCTACTgcgtcttcatcctctgtgAGCGAGGAAGTCGCTTCCAGCGCAGCTACGGTGTCCAATTCTCTTGGTGCGGTTGCCAACGCTGCTACAGCTGGTATTAGCTCGCAGGCCGAGTCTAGCGCGGtgtcgtcttcctcttctaaCGCCGCCCACGTCACCAACTACGCTCCTACTcccacctcttctgctgcgggctccaccatcaccgattctgcttctgctgtTGCCGATGCTTGGTCGCCTGAAATTTCTATCGGTCTCTCTGCTAACGCGTCCATCGACATTCTCACCACTTACACTGTCCCCGATTCTGCTACCACCGCTCCTACCATCGCTCCCAGTGCGTCTGCCTCGACTACCTCTTCAGCGGCCAACTCTTCTACATCTGAGCTTTCCAgcgagcttcttccttgggGTCACGGTATTTCCAGTTGGACTACTTCTGGTGGTCTCCTCTCTT ACGATGCTGCCCTTAAGCCTCTAACTGCTGGTAAACTTCCCGATACTGGTAACGCTCCCGATGGTACCTCAGCTCTCTGTGCCAACTTCCCCGCTGGTTCTTATGGTCTCACCAATTCTGGTTTCTCTTTCTATTCTTCAGGTGCCCACTCTGGTGTCGAGGTCGATAGCGCTCGTGAGGTCGCCCTTTCTTATGCTGTCTACTTTGAGGAAGGTTTTGGCTTCAACAAGGGTGGGAAAATGCCCGGCCTTTACGGCGGAACTAGCTTGTCTGAGGCTAAGAGCTGCAGTGGCGGTCGAACGACTGACAGGGGAAGCTGTTTCTCAGCAAGGTTGATGTGGAGGACTGATGGTGCCGGTGAAATTTATGACTACTTGCCTGTTTCTTACACTGGCACCGACGACGGTTACGGCGAGTCCA TTGACCGAGGAGCTTTCACCTGGGCTACCGGCCGATGGCAAACCGTTGCTATGCGAGTCAAGCTCAATGACGTTGGACAAGCAAACGGCGAGCAAGAACTTTTTGTTGATGGCCAGAGCGTGATCAACATTTCTGGCGTCACCTTTGCTACTGAGGAGGACACCGCAATCTTTGGTATCATGGCTCAGACCTTCTTC GGCGGTCACACTTCCGAGTGGGCTTCTCCCAAGGACCAGAACTTGTATTTCAAGGACTGGACTCTTACTGTCCTTGCTTAA
- a CDS encoding hypothetical protein (HMMPfam hit to RNA_pol_Rpb6, RNA polymerase Rpb6, score: 80.9, E(): 3.2e-21), protein MSDDERMDTGDFEGGDYEQDYVDPDTLNYENEENAEEEAANGEVDETMIIESGAPEGDRPRTGKAAKPNEIRVTTPYMTKYERARVLGTRALQISMNAPVLVPVEGESDPLEIAIKELAAKKIPLVIRRYLPDNSFEDWKVEELIVQE, encoded by the exons ATGTCTGACGACGAGCGAATGGACACTGGCGATTTCGAAGGAGGTGACTACGAGCAGGACTACGTGGACCCCGATACCCTCAA CTACGAGAACGAAGAAAAtgctgaggaagaggccgCCAATGGCGAGGTCGATGAAACCATGATCATC GAATCAGGTGCTCCGGAAGGCGACCGTCCCCGAACAGGGAAGGCTGCTAAGCCTAATGAGATCCGAGTGACGACTCCTTATATGACAAAGTACGAGCGAGCAAGAGTACTGGGTACCAGGGCTTTGCAGATTAG TATGAACGCCCCCGTCCTTGTGCCCGTGGAAGGAGAATCAGATCCTCTTGAGATTGCGATCAAAGAGCTTGCCGCGAAGAAGATCCCCCTCGTCATACGGCGATACCTTCCTG ACAACTCTTTTGAGGACtggaaggttgaggagctCATCGTTCAGGAATAA